The sequence TCCACGACTCGCTTGATTGCATCGATTTTGAACTCACGGGGGTAGGACTTGCGTCTGTTGGCCAAAGCGACACCTCCAGGCTAAGAGTGTATACTCTTAACCGGGTGTCCATCAAACCAGGGGAAGCTCAGTTCTGCGCGGACGGTGGTGGCCAGGGTTGGCGCGTATGCCTTGGGGGTGGCTCGTCACCGTGCACGAGATTCGATGCCTGTGGCTATGGTGGCGGTGGCTGTTTTGTCGCAGGAACACTCGTGATGACCGACGCCGGCTATGCCCCCATTGAAACACTTGAGGTCGGTGAGCGTGTACTGACTATGTCCGGGGACGGCATGGGAAAGCAGCAGGTCAGTGTTACCGAGACGTATCGTTCGGTCGAGATCGGATATTATCTTATCAACGGGACTGTGAAGGTTACCGGAACGCATCCGTTCCGAGTCCGCGACAGATGGGTTCAGGCGCGGGATCTAAGGGTCGGTGATGAGCTCGTTGGAGAGAACGGCGAGCCC is a genomic window of Candidatus Krumholzibacteriia bacterium containing:
- a CDS encoding Hint domain-containing protein codes for the protein MSIKPGEAQFCADGGGQGWRVCLGGGSSPCTRFDACGYGGGGCFVAGTLVMTDAGYAPIETLEVGERVLTMSGDGMGKQQVSVTETYRSVEIGYYLINGTVKVTGTHPFRVRDRWVQARDLRVGDELVGENGEPVAITSLEQIARGVRVFNIEVDGNHAFYAGGVLVHNKKDPNEP